The following nucleotide sequence is from Peribacillus sp. ACCC06369.
TTTCATCTGAGGATTCCCGCTTTAAAAAAGGGGACGAAGTCATTGCGACCTCCTATGGGATTGGCGTTTCACAATCCGGCGGCTACAGTCAATTTGCCCGTGTTCCTGCAGATTGGATCGTTCCGCTTCCTGATGGCCTTACAATGAAAGAGGCGATGATCATCGGAACGGCTGGTTTCACTGCAGCTTTATCGGTTCAGCGCCTGGAAGAAAATGACCTTACTCCTGGGCAAGGGAGCGTTCTCGTCACTGGGGCAACTGGCGGGGTTGGCAGTTTCGCTGTCTCGATCCTTTCCAATCTAGGCTATTCCGTTGAAGCGAGTACAGGAAAAGAATCGGAACATGGATACCTGAAGGAAATCGGTGCGACGACTATTATATCCCGTGAAGATGTATATGATGGCAAGCTGCGGGCACTGGGCAAACAGAAGTGGAGCGGGGCGGTAGATCCCGTCGGCGGTGAACCGTTAGCCTCGGTCCTTAGCCAAATCAAGTATGGCGGATCTGTAGCGGTCAGTGGATTAACGGCTGGTACAAGCCTTCCTGCCACCGTCTTTCCATTTATCCTCAGAGGCGTTAATTTACTTGGTATCGATTCGGTCAATTGCCCGATGGATACAAGATTGAAAGTTTGGCATCGCCTTGCCACCGACTTTAAACTTACGCATTTAGAACAGCTCGTTCAACAGGAAATTACAATTGATGAATTGCCTGACATCCTTCCTACCCTATTAAAAGGGGAAGCAAGAGGCAGAACGATCGTTAAGCTATAATCCAAAAAGTGACGAGAGCATGGCTTCTCGTCACTTTTCATTGTGAACTTTCGTTGATTGGGAGAATGATTTCTACAATCGTCCCTTTTCCCACTTCGCTGCTGAAATGAATTTCCCCATTATGTTCATGGATGATTTTAGTACTGACCATGAGCCCCAACCCTGTTCCTTTTTCCGAGGTGCTATAAAAAGGCTGACCTATATGCTTCATGCGCTCATTTGAGATTCCACAACCTTGATCAATGAATCGGATCATTGCGGAGGCGCCCTCATGGTTTAACTGTATATGAAGTTTGCCGCCATTCGGCATGGCTTCTATCGCATTATTGACGACATTCGTGAATACTTGTTTTAACTGATTCGGTTCGCCAATGACTGATGCCAAATCCGTATTGAATTCCTTGATGATTTCAACATCATTCAATATCGCTTGAAACTCGGCTAACGTAATCACACTATCCAATATTTCGTTAAGCCGTATCGATTCACAAACCTTCGCTTCAGGCTCTGCTAAACTTAAAAATTCATTGGCCAGGATTTCGATTTTCTCAACTTCACTGACCGTCATTTCAAGATAGTCCTTTTGCTCAGGGTCTTCCCTTAATAATTGTAAAAATCCTTTTACCGTAGTTAATGGATTTCTTATTTCATGTGCGATACCCGCAGCCATCTGTCCTACCGCTGATAACATATTGGATTTACAGAGCAGCTCATCGGTCTTTTTACGCTCCGTAATATCCCTGCAGAATACCTGTATGGCTGGCTGACCTTTATAAATAATCGGAAGCCCGAGTGTTTCTCCATAAAATACTTGTCCGTCAAGTCGAATAAACTTTTGTTCCAGTAAACCAACCGCCTGATAATCGTCCCTCATTATCTCGATTCTTTTTTGTACACTTTCCCGGGAATCCAGGTGAACGAATTGAAAAACTGATTTACCGATAATATCTTCCACACTATCCATCCCAAGCATTTTTGCCCCCATGGGATTCATATACTCTATGATCCCATTGCGATGCACAAAAATCGCTTCAGGTGACACCTCCACTAAACTGCGATACCTTTGTTCACTTTCCTTCAAGGCAGCTTCAGCAAGTTTTTGATTCGTGATATCCCGATAAACGAAGACCAGTGCACACGGCTCATTTTCTTTATCCCGGATATTAAATAGGGAGATGCTCACATCGATTAACCGGCCATCCTTCCTTTGCCTGACCGTTTCAAAGCCTTTCTTTTGTACCCCAGCCCTAATCTGGTCATGCAATCCTTTGACTGATTCCTTCAAGAATTCAGGAATAATGGGAAATGGCATGCCAATGAGCTCATCATTCGTCCAACCAAAAAACTCTTCAAAAGCTGCATTTACTTGAAGAGTCTTACCTTTCAGATCAACAATGGAAATGGCGTCCGGGTTATTCTCCATGAAAGACCTGAATTTCCAAGTATTATCCTCCGACTGCTCCCCCATTTGCCCTTGTCCATAATTAATAAGCTCTTTACTCATCAATTTTTTTATTCCTTTCTTATCCGGAAATTTACTGTCTCAATTTTACAGTAACAGTAAATCATTTGCCAGTTTTATCATATGATATTTACCATTTAGGGATTGATGCACAAAGAGGCTAAACCTCCATAAGGTTCAGCCTCTTCATTAAAATGTATTATAAATATTTTGACACTCTGCACCTGTTGGTTCATAAAAGCAATGAAGCTTGAATCGCCCAACCAGAGGCTGATTATACCAGGTTGCCGGACAATCTCCCGGTGGCCTGAAGTACCATAGGCTAAATTTCGAGGGCCATAGCCTTTCACCACTTACACTGCGGCGTGCAAGCCTTTTTTCCCTATCCCTTGCTCGTTGATAAAAATACCCCTTCTGCACAGCTTCAAAGGCATGTTCCTGATAAATCATGTCTGGAATCGTCCTTAACCCTTTGAAATCGGAACAATTCGACCTGATCCGATTCACCCCTACATTCCCGATCATCAACATGCCTTGATCGCCTTCGCCCTCGCCTTCAGCTCTAAGCAACCTTGCCAATAAAGCAATATCGGCATCAGTGTGCTTTACAACAGCCATCCTATCACCTCCACTTTTTTATCCTATGCCTTGGAGATGGTAAAATGCTCCGTTTTTTAACAAAATCTTCATATAGCGTACATGTCCCATCAATAATACAATCCTATACTTAAGTAAGGTTGGATAGCACGAGTGGCTATCATGGTATATGGCGAAGGCGGGGCCAATACTTTCTTATACATATAAAAAAGGCGGCACATATTGTGCCGTCTTTTATCTTGTCCCATCATTCTTTCTCTTCAAATGCGGCTTCAAACGCCAATGATACCTTTTCGAACTCTTCATCCGATTCGATATCGAGCAGCTCACCTTCGCCTTCGACCCTGAAAAAGAAAATATCGATATCTTCTTCAGTATCCTCTTCAATATCCTCAAGCAAACCTACCGCTACATATTCCGTTCCTTCTACATCCAATGATCCTAAAACCTCAACTTCATGGCCTTCATCATTATCATCAGAAAGAGTGAAAACTTCACCTTCACGAATTTTTCCCATATTACCTCTCCTCTCATATCCATTAATAATGGTGTTGTTTCCATAGTATATCGACTAATC
It contains:
- a CDS encoding cell wall hydrolase — translated: MAVVKHTDADIALLARLLRAEGEGEGDQGMLMIGNVGVNRIRSNCSDFKGLRTIPDMIYQEHAFEAVQKGYFYQRARDREKRLARRSVSGERLWPSKFSLWYFRPPGDCPATWYNQPLVGRFKLHCFYEPTGAECQNIYNTF
- a CDS encoding acryloyl-CoA reductase, with protein sequence MIQQFDALVVNKQDDQFTVNIQKLSVDDLPQEDVLIRVHYSGVNYKDSLASIPNGNIVSSYPIVPGIDMAGVVVSSEDSRFKKGDEVIATSYGIGVSQSGGYSQFARVPADWIVPLPDGLTMKEAMIIGTAGFTAALSVQRLEENDLTPGQGSVLVTGATGGVGSFAVSILSNLGYSVEASTGKESEHGYLKEIGATTIISREDVYDGKLRALGKQKWSGAVDPVGGEPLASVLSQIKYGGSVAVSGLTAGTSLPATVFPFILRGVNLLGIDSVNCPMDTRLKVWHRLATDFKLTHLEQLVQQEITIDELPDILPTLLKGEARGRTIVKL
- a CDS encoding PAS domain-containing sensor histidine kinase, with protein sequence MSKELINYGQGQMGEQSEDNTWKFRSFMENNPDAISIVDLKGKTLQVNAAFEEFFGWTNDELIGMPFPIIPEFLKESVKGLHDQIRAGVQKKGFETVRQRKDGRLIDVSISLFNIRDKENEPCALVFVYRDITNQKLAEAALKESEQRYRSLVEVSPEAIFVHRNGIIEYMNPMGAKMLGMDSVEDIIGKSVFQFVHLDSRESVQKRIEIMRDDYQAVGLLEQKFIRLDGQVFYGETLGLPIIYKGQPAIQVFCRDITERKKTDELLCKSNMLSAVGQMAAGIAHEIRNPLTTVKGFLQLLREDPEQKDYLEMTVSEVEKIEILANEFLSLAEPEAKVCESIRLNEILDSVITLAEFQAILNDVEIIKEFNTDLASVIGEPNQLKQVFTNVVNNAIEAMPNGGKLHIQLNHEGASAMIRFIDQGCGISNERMKHIGQPFYSTSEKGTGLGLMVSTKIIHEHNGEIHFSSEVGKGTIVEIILPINESSQ
- a CDS encoding DUF1292 domain-containing protein, with translation MGKIREGEVFTLSDDNDEGHEVEVLGSLDVEGTEYVAVGLLEDIEEDTEEDIDIFFFRVEGEGELLDIESDEEFEKVSLAFEAAFEEKE